Proteins encoded by one window of Cylindrospermum stagnale PCC 7417:
- a CDS encoding alpha-amylase family glycosyl hydrolase produces the protein MVQTPPSPSSPDQYKVDAEKTTVEAIIQASTSETEIDLEFLYTRDIEFRQETIYFLVVDRFHDGDPDNSEGANSELYDPTGKDWGKYWGGDLQGVIDKLDYLQKMGVTTLWLTPLFEQVEDLFISNAAMHGYWTKDFKRINPRYIAQGEDPSLNNTQEERNTTFDSLIAELHQRKMKLVLDIVCNHSSPDTNGSKGELYDDGVKIADFNNDVNNWYHHYGEVQNWEDEWQVQNCELAGLATFNENNSEYREYIKSAIKQWLDRGVDALRVDTVKHMPIWFWQEFTGDMMIHKPDVFIFGEWIYSNPSDDRSVEFANQSGMTILDFGLCVAIRAALGQGSENGFQTIQYIFDQDHCYNGATELITFIDNHDMSRFQSLNPDPAMLKVAIALIMTSRGIPCIYYGTEQYLHDDTDGGNDPYNRPMMEKWDNDTEIYRNIRLLSGLRRLNPAVAMGSQWPKYLTPDIYCYVRRYRDSLCFVALNRGGEVTLPEVETELPDGEHTCAVTRNKYEVKDGKIYNLQLEERGVIVFSHVGERIKGQTIVRVQLNGVNTQPGETIVVTGDCPELGNWDIAKAYPLEYINANTWFGEIPFDESTGNLISYKYAMWREGRSPLRENLVNRRWVIAKEGTVKWRDTWATGREC, from the coding sequence ATGGTACAAACTCCCCCATCCCCGTCTTCACCCGATCAATACAAGGTTGATGCTGAAAAGACAACAGTAGAAGCTATTATACAAGCCTCGACATCAGAGACAGAGATTGATCTAGAGTTCCTTTACACCAGAGATATTGAATTTCGTCAGGAAACTATTTACTTTCTCGTGGTTGATCGGTTTCATGACGGTGATCCAGATAATAGTGAAGGTGCTAACTCAGAACTATATGATCCCACTGGAAAAGATTGGGGTAAATATTGGGGTGGCGACTTGCAAGGCGTCATCGATAAATTGGACTATTTGCAAAAAATGGGAGTAACTACCCTTTGGTTGACTCCTCTATTTGAGCAGGTGGAAGATTTGTTTATTAGCAATGCAGCAATGCATGGCTATTGGACAAAAGACTTTAAGCGCATAAATCCTCGCTATATTGCTCAAGGAGAAGATCCTTCCTTAAATAATACCCAGGAAGAAAGAAATACGACATTTGACAGCTTAATTGCCGAATTGCACCAGCGCAAAATGAAGTTAGTGCTGGATATTGTCTGCAACCATAGCAGCCCTGATACTAACGGTAGTAAGGGTGAATTATACGACGATGGAGTCAAAATTGCCGACTTCAACAACGATGTCAATAATTGGTATCACCACTACGGGGAAGTGCAAAACTGGGAAGATGAATGGCAAGTGCAAAACTGTGAACTAGCCGGTCTAGCCACCTTCAATGAAAACAATAGTGAATATCGTGAATACATCAAGTCAGCAATTAAACAATGGCTAGACCGGGGTGTGGATGCGCTGCGGGTAGATACTGTCAAGCATATGCCCATCTGGTTTTGGCAAGAATTTACCGGCGATATGATGATTCACAAACCAGATGTGTTTATTTTTGGGGAATGGATTTATAGCAATCCTAGTGACGATCGCTCGGTTGAATTTGCTAACCAGTCAGGCATGACCATTCTGGACTTTGGACTGTGCGTGGCGATTCGGGCGGCACTGGGACAAGGTTCAGAAAACGGATTCCAGACAATTCAATATATTTTTGATCAAGACCATTGCTACAACGGGGCAACTGAGTTAATCACCTTCATTGATAACCATGATATGTCCCGCTTTCAATCGCTGAACCCCGATCCAGCGATGTTGAAAGTAGCGATCGCACTAATTATGACCTCTCGCGGTATTCCCTGCATCTATTACGGCACAGAACAGTATCTGCACGACGATACCGATGGCGGTAACGATCCCTACAACCGCCCAATGATGGAAAAATGGGATAACGATACAGAAATTTATCGTAATATCAGATTGCTGTCTGGGTTGCGGCGACTAAATCCCGCTGTAGCAATGGGTAGCCAATGGCCAAAGTATCTCACACCTGATATTTACTGCTATGTGCGCCGTTATCGTGATTCACTGTGTTTTGTGGCACTCAACCGAGGGGGAGAAGTCACTCTCCCAGAAGTTGAAACTGAACTACCCGACGGTGAACATACCTGTGCAGTAACTCGCAATAAGTATGAAGTCAAGGACGGCAAGATTTATAACTTGCAACTAGAAGAACGGGGCGTGATTGTTTTCAGCCACGTTGGGGAACGCATTAAAGGACAAACGATTGTGCGCGTACAACTCAATGGCGTGAATACCCAACCAGGGGAAACCATTGTTGTGACTGGGGACTGCCCAGAGTTGGGTAACTGGGATATTGCCAAGGCATATCCTCTAGAGTACATCAACGCCAATACTTGGTTTGGGGAGATTCCCTTTGATGAGAGTACTGGTAACTTGATCAGTTATAAATATGCCATGTGGCGCGAAGGGCGATCGCCTTTGCGGGAAAATTTGGTAAATCGCCGTTGGGTAATTGCCAAAGAAGGTACTGTGAAATGGCGAGACACTTGGGCTACAGGTAGGGAATGTTAG